In Achromobacter spanius, the following proteins share a genomic window:
- a CDS encoding c-type cytochrome, whose amino-acid sequence MIEHRKGISVAILLIMAPPLVTLIATAHQMIGTGGDGLIRARAVTASAPPATASPAAPAATGPAAAPQAAAPTSAPPPSAPPKPATPVPGRSAQDFSASRPEWESFLRDADPQAGKQLAANGKPAAGVQACVACHGQAGITPTGGIFPNLAGLSSEYLAKQLADFRSGTRIQPLMNTVARALTEQEIGQLAAYYGSLAGPPMHVGEFGGEAARKLDVQGDGARALPACANCHGLRGMGEGPLLPRLAGQSREYFVDQMHAFRSGSRQNDDVGVMRAFAQRLTDSEIQALAAYYAGPAPKPQ is encoded by the coding sequence ATGATCGAACATCGCAAAGGCATATCCGTCGCCATCCTGCTGATCATGGCGCCGCCGTTGGTCACGTTGATCGCCACGGCGCACCAGATGATCGGCACCGGTGGCGACGGCCTGATCCGCGCCAGGGCCGTCACGGCATCGGCGCCACCCGCGACCGCGTCACCCGCTGCGCCAGCAGCAACTGGCCCGGCAGCGGCGCCCCAGGCCGCGGCGCCCACGTCCGCGCCACCACCGTCCGCGCCCCCCAAGCCCGCCACGCCCGTGCCCGGCCGCAGCGCGCAGGACTTCAGCGCGTCGCGTCCGGAATGGGAGAGCTTCCTGCGCGATGCCGACCCGCAAGCCGGCAAGCAGCTTGCCGCCAATGGCAAGCCCGCGGCGGGCGTGCAGGCCTGCGTGGCCTGTCATGGACAAGCCGGAATCACGCCTACCGGCGGCATCTTTCCGAACCTGGCGGGCCTGAGCAGCGAGTACTTGGCCAAGCAACTGGCCGACTTCCGCAGCGGCACGCGAATCCAGCCACTGATGAATACGGTGGCGCGCGCGCTGACCGAGCAGGAAATCGGGCAGCTTGCGGCGTACTACGGCAGCCTGGCAGGCCCGCCGATGCATGTGGGCGAATTCGGCGGCGAAGCGGCGCGCAAGCTGGATGTGCAAGGCGACGGCGCGCGTGCCCTGCCCGCCTGCGCGAATTGCCACGGCCTGCGCGGCATGGGTGAAGGCCCGTTGCTGCCGCGCCTGGCGGGGCAGTCGCGGGAATACTTCGTCGACCAGATGCATGCCTTTCGCAGCGGCTCGCGGCAGAACGATGACGTCGGCGTCATGCGCGCGTTCGCGCAGCGCCTGACCGATAGCGAGATCCAGGCATTGGCGGCCTACTACGCGGGGCCGGCGCCCAAGCCGCAGTAA
- a CDS encoding DUF748 domain-containing protein, which produces MNSLAPASRQRSALGSTLAVLLMLMALAAILAFAAVRIVEQRVSSLLGPRSQVGDVQVGFRQVVLTEVVVPGASGQAEARAKRIVLEPKWSGFLRHEAVFNTVTVEGFDFAVVRTDNGDMQIAPALKTALQSGEGRTRGRMPIEIAQLVLRDGRLDFVDAAVATPAHRIPFKNVRARLSPVMIPGDSVRSNIEFAGDVEDNRNGESTVRAQGWVDIGGTDSEMKVAVRNMDIRHAAPYLAENGAGTLTGGAMDLDMSTAIAKQDLRASGVVALRGLKFSGDGSVFSLPRKAVLAAMKDKTGALRFEFALRGSLDNPKFSVTRGFAAQVAQGFGRAIGVGAEGAAQGVTGAVKELGDALSDLLSPGK; this is translated from the coding sequence ATGAACTCGCTTGCCCCCGCATCGCGCCAGCGCTCCGCCCTGGGGTCCACCCTGGCGGTGCTGCTGATGCTGATGGCGCTGGCGGCGATTCTTGCATTTGCCGCCGTCCGTATCGTCGAACAGCGCGTATCAAGCCTGCTGGGGCCGCGCAGCCAGGTGGGCGACGTACAGGTCGGGTTCCGGCAGGTGGTGTTGACCGAGGTCGTGGTACCAGGCGCGTCGGGTCAGGCCGAGGCGCGCGCCAAGCGGATCGTGCTGGAGCCCAAGTGGTCCGGCTTCCTGCGGCATGAAGCGGTGTTCAACACCGTCACCGTCGAGGGCTTTGACTTTGCCGTCGTGCGAACCGACAACGGGGATATGCAGATTGCGCCCGCCTTGAAGACGGCGCTGCAATCGGGCGAGGGGCGCACGCGCGGCCGCATGCCGATAGAAATCGCGCAACTGGTGCTGCGCGACGGGCGGCTGGACTTTGTTGACGCCGCCGTGGCCACGCCCGCGCACCGTATCCCTTTCAAGAACGTGCGGGCGCGGCTGAGCCCCGTGATGATTCCGGGCGATAGCGTGCGCAGCAACATTGAATTCGCCGGCGACGTGGAAGACAACCGCAATGGCGAATCAACGGTTCGGGCCCAGGGCTGGGTGGACATCGGCGGCACCGATTCAGAAATGAAGGTCGCGGTGCGCAATATGGATATCCGCCACGCGGCGCCGTATCTGGCGGAAAACGGCGCCGGCACGCTGACGGGCGGCGCGATGGACCTGGACATGAGCACCGCCATCGCCAAGCAGGATCTGCGGGCATCGGGCGTTGTGGCGCTGCGTGGGCTGAAATTCAGCGGCGACGGTTCGGTGTTTTCGCTGCCCCGCAAGGCGGTGCTGGCCGCCATGAAGGACAAGACCGGCGCGCTGCGATTCGAGTTCGCGTTGCGCGGCAGCCTGGACAACCCCAAGTTCTCGGTCACGCGCGGTTTCGCCGCGCAAGTGGCGCAGGGCTTTGGCCGCGCGATCGGCGTGGGCGCGGAAGGCGCCGCCCAAGGCGTGACCGGCGCGGTCAAGGAACTGGGCGACGCGTTGTCGGACTTGCTCAGCCCTGGCAAGTGA
- a CDS encoding EAL domain-containing protein: protein MTPNHEASTSSVVSDDEIAAMIAGKDGLRVLLQPQMDLLTGKIVSAEALARWQHPRLGLVMPAEFIPAVNRMGMDKQLFERVCLRVIDVLLTMRRMGVAVPIAINAPATTLADDRSVAFLLDRIRAAELPASLVRVELTEDQPIKDLDVLRASLMKLEDAGCEVSLDDFGTGHASLKLLSAIPLSEVKIDQYFVTRMRRSAVAFEVLRSAAELATRMGWRVVAEGVENVADIPALRAAGCRYGQGFALGRPMTLDELMLRLRTQRDGIAPLAASATYASSWIEAFDGADAEPGPPVRVTTQ, encoded by the coding sequence ATGACGCCGAATCACGAGGCTTCAACCAGCTCGGTGGTCAGCGATGATGAAATCGCCGCCATGATTGCAGGAAAAGATGGGTTGCGCGTGTTGTTGCAGCCCCAAATGGATTTGCTCACGGGAAAAATCGTGTCGGCCGAGGCGCTGGCGCGATGGCAGCATCCCCGGCTTGGGCTGGTCATGCCTGCCGAATTCATTCCTGCCGTCAATCGCATGGGTATGGACAAGCAACTGTTCGAACGCGTTTGCCTGCGCGTGATCGATGTGCTGCTGACCATGCGCCGAATGGGCGTCGCGGTGCCGATCGCGATCAACGCACCCGCCACGACGCTTGCCGACGACCGCTCGGTCGCCTTCCTGCTTGACCGTATCCGCGCGGCGGAACTGCCGGCCTCGCTGGTGCGCGTCGAACTTACCGAAGACCAGCCCATCAAGGACCTTGACGTATTGCGCGCGTCGCTCATGAAGCTTGAGGACGCGGGCTGCGAGGTCAGCCTGGACGATTTCGGCACCGGGCACGCCTCATTGAAGCTGCTGTCGGCCATTCCGCTTTCCGAAGTCAAGATCGATCAGTATTTCGTGACGCGCATGCGGCGCAGCGCCGTGGCGTTCGAAGTGCTGCGCAGCGCCGCCGAGCTGGCCACCCGCATGGGTTGGCGGGTGGTGGCCGAGGGGGTCGAGAACGTGGCCGACATCCCCGCCTTGCGGGCAGCGGGCTGCCGCTATGGCCAGGGCTTCGCCTTGGGCCGACCCATGACGCTGGACGAGCTGATGTTGCGGCTGCGCACGCAACGCGACGGGATCGCGCCGCTGGCGGCCTCCGCTACCTATGCGTCGTCCTGGATCGAGGCGTTCGACGGCGCCGATGCCGAGCCCGGCCCGCCCGTGCGTGTGACCACGCAGTAG
- a CDS encoding FUSC family protein, with translation MTKLLSLWRASLRNVLWLDALQAAAISAAPVILAVLVHEPRLGWTAIAAFWACFGDPGGPLRQRAGSMLALGLIGALFCFLASASASHLWLLLPLTFACCTFGGLLRVLGPAAAIVGTLLSAGFVVAAELPAPTLAESLSYTLFFLAGAVWAMLMTALVWRRRPWKDATHAVAHCYRGLADFADALARMYSGLTVAGVTPAGGPQAWTAVTKPQRSAQRAALEAARVRIREVQDTRPSRRARAHQLTYLLDSAEDSFIALVAAADLLESNAPRWLGRSAGAHLSHALHRYASVCNAIASTSDVSDAKQAQCLRERLAHFSAGLHDLRGGAMAYAPDLASVVPVLDRMLQTAQSVMQAMFDQGDAPATPVQVPSLASRARQAARTLRQNLGVESDAFRHALRVGVGATIAVALSKTFAVNHGYWMSLTLVFILQPYFATTWQRTLERVIGSVAGAIGASLLGLLLSTPLSVALAVLPIALGTFAARTIHYALFTFFLTSQFVLVSHIQQPDIYEPMLAALRAFNSVLGGILALLVGFLVWPEKEPRQLADALTRALERHAAYALALIRLKSNANANSAPVDIVGLRRLACLSADNAEASLQRLQQNPVHRDRKVDTAVNLLNAMRRITAAGTVLEIQPPLPPDASTAATALQDYGLVLAHALHPQDNAPAASPRQFAVPAAVQSADPALAGPLDRIAQQARQVRQLRDRVEKEAPR, from the coding sequence GTGACAAAACTGCTTTCCCTCTGGCGCGCCTCGCTGCGCAACGTGCTGTGGCTGGACGCCCTGCAAGCCGCCGCGATCAGCGCGGCGCCCGTCATCCTGGCCGTGCTGGTTCACGAGCCGCGCCTGGGCTGGACCGCCATCGCCGCCTTCTGGGCCTGCTTCGGCGACCCCGGCGGGCCGCTGCGCCAACGCGCGGGCTCCATGCTGGCGCTGGGACTGATCGGCGCCCTCTTCTGTTTCCTGGCCAGCGCCAGCGCCAGCCACCTCTGGCTGCTGCTGCCGCTGACCTTCGCCTGCTGCACCTTCGGCGGACTGCTGCGGGTGCTGGGGCCCGCCGCCGCCATTGTCGGCACGCTGCTGTCAGCAGGCTTCGTGGTGGCGGCGGAATTGCCCGCGCCCACACTGGCCGAGAGCCTGTCCTACACCCTGTTCTTTCTGGCGGGTGCGGTCTGGGCCATGTTGATGACGGCGCTGGTCTGGCGCAGGCGCCCCTGGAAAGACGCCACCCATGCCGTGGCGCACTGCTATCGCGGCCTGGCGGACTTTGCCGATGCCTTGGCGCGCATGTATTCGGGCCTGACGGTTGCGGGCGTGACCCCTGCCGGCGGGCCGCAGGCCTGGACGGCGGTCACCAAACCCCAACGCAGCGCACAGAGAGCCGCCCTGGAAGCGGCCCGCGTGCGTATCCGCGAAGTGCAGGACACCCGCCCGTCGCGCCGCGCACGGGCGCATCAATTGACGTATTTGCTGGACAGCGCCGAAGACAGTTTCATTGCGCTGGTCGCCGCGGCCGACCTGTTGGAATCCAACGCGCCACGCTGGCTGGGCCGCAGCGCGGGCGCGCATCTGTCGCATGCGCTGCACCGCTACGCCAGCGTCTGCAACGCCATTGCCAGCACCTCGGACGTCAGCGACGCCAAGCAGGCGCAATGCCTGCGGGAACGGCTGGCGCACTTCAGCGCCGGCCTGCACGACCTGCGCGGCGGCGCCATGGCGTATGCGCCTGATCTGGCCTCGGTGGTGCCGGTGCTGGACCGCATGCTGCAAACGGCCCAATCGGTCATGCAAGCCATGTTCGACCAGGGCGACGCGCCGGCAACCCCGGTTCAGGTCCCCAGTCTGGCAAGCCGCGCGCGTCAGGCCGCCCGCACCCTGCGCCAGAATCTGGGCGTGGAATCGGATGCCTTCCGCCATGCCTTGCGCGTGGGCGTGGGCGCCACCATCGCCGTGGCGTTGTCCAAGACCTTCGCCGTCAATCACGGCTACTGGATGTCGCTGACCCTGGTCTTCATCCTGCAACCCTACTTCGCCACCACCTGGCAGCGCACGCTGGAAAGGGTGATCGGCAGCGTGGCGGGCGCCATTGGCGCGTCCTTGCTGGGGCTGTTGCTGAGCACGCCGCTGTCCGTGGCCTTGGCGGTGCTGCCCATCGCGCTGGGGACCTTCGCCGCCCGCACCATCCATTACGCGTTGTTCACGTTCTTCCTGACCTCGCAGTTCGTGCTGGTCAGCCACATCCAGCAACCCGATATCTACGAACCGATGCTGGCCGCCCTACGCGCCTTCAACAGCGTGCTGGGCGGCATTCTGGCTCTGTTGGTGGGGTTTCTGGTGTGGCCGGAAAAAGAACCGCGCCAATTGGCCGACGCCTTGACCCGCGCGCTGGAACGGCACGCCGCCTATGCCCTGGCGTTGATTCGGTTGAAGAGCAATGCCAACGCGAATTCCGCCCCCGTCGACATTGTTGGCCTGCGCCGCCTGGCCTGCCTGTCGGCCGACAACGCCGAAGCATCCTTGCAGCGGCTGCAACAAAACCCCGTGCACCGTGACCGCAAGGTCGACACCGCCGTGAACCTCTTGAACGCGATGCGGCGTATTACCGCCGCCGGCACCGTGCTGGAAATTCAACCGCCCTTGCCGCCCGACGCCTCGACGGCCGCCACGGCGCTGCAAGATTACGGGCTGGTGCTGGCGCATGCCTTGCACCCGCAGGACAACGCACCGGCGGCGTCCCCGCGCCAATTCGCGGTACCGGCCGCGGTGCAGTCGGCCGACCCCGCGCTGGCCGGTCCGCTGGACCGCATTGCCCAGCAGGCGCGCCAAGTACGGCAACTGCGCGACCGCGTTGAAAAGGAAGCGCCCCGTTAG
- a CDS encoding universal stress protein: MYRRISVHLDHGFDCNRRTALALALAKQHQADLVGIYASAAPPQYYYGESVLMSRTLNVMKELQAQNRGAVQNAFLEAAAAADVPAFVRAGDAAPSATVALHARSSDLVIVSQYNRDDVEAAHETEFVEQMLLTAGRPVLVLPSSGDFSGVGSRVLYCWDGSREAARALADAAPALRLASHLVVLTMDEGASVAKHEGVPFEDLATYCVAHGMPAPDHVNRVIKGVGVGSTILNAAADYSADLIVMGAYGHSKFREWAMGGATASILKSMTVPIMFSH, translated from the coding sequence ATGTACCGACGCATTTCCGTCCACCTGGACCACGGATTCGATTGCAACCGCCGCACCGCCTTGGCGCTGGCGCTTGCCAAACAGCATCAGGCGGATCTGGTGGGCATTTATGCCAGCGCCGCGCCGCCGCAGTATTACTACGGCGAATCCGTGCTGATGTCGCGCACGCTGAACGTCATGAAGGAATTGCAGGCGCAGAATCGGGGCGCGGTACAGAACGCCTTCCTGGAGGCGGCCGCCGCCGCCGACGTGCCCGCCTTCGTACGCGCGGGCGACGCCGCGCCCAGCGCCACCGTTGCCCTGCACGCCCGCAGCAGCGATCTCGTCATCGTCAGCCAATACAACCGCGACGACGTCGAAGCCGCGCACGAGACCGAATTCGTGGAACAGATGCTGCTGACCGCCGGCCGGCCCGTGCTGGTGTTGCCGTCAAGCGGTGATTTTTCCGGCGTGGGCAGCCGCGTGCTCTATTGCTGGGATGGCAGCCGGGAAGCCGCGCGCGCGCTGGCCGACGCCGCGCCCGCCCTGCGGCTGGCGTCGCATCTGGTGGTGCTGACCATGGACGAAGGCGCAAGCGTCGCGAAGCACGAAGGCGTACCCTTCGAAGACCTGGCCACCTATTGCGTGGCGCACGGCATGCCCGCGCCGGACCATGTGAACCGCGTCATCAAGGGGGTGGGCGTGGGCAGCACCATCCTGAACGCCGCCGCCGACTACAGCGCCGATTTGATCGTGATGGGCGCGTACGGCCACAGCAAGTTCCGCGAATGGGCCATGGGCGGGGCCACCGCGTCCATCCTGAAAAGCATGACCGTGCCGATCATGTTTTCGCACTGA
- a CDS encoding 2-hydroxyacid dehydrogenase translates to MTIPLLILIDSVQDYLPEIQARGFQPVYAPTDKAREQAIQDHAEDIRVVLTRGATGLRADEMAAMPKLELVCSLGVGYENIDLAAAAARGIVVTNGPGANAVSVADHAMALLLGAARHLPQADAWVRQGHWNGFMGPQVTGKRLGILGLGTIGLEIARRGANGFGMPVGYYNRRPRPESGYTYFDNPRELAAASDFLVIATPGGAGTRHLVDAAVLQALGPRGYLVNIARGSVVDTEALIAALASGGIAGAGLDVVDGEPHIPDALKQLNNVVLTPHSAGRSPEAVAATVALFLENATAHFGGKPVLTPVLDAHAEAA, encoded by the coding sequence ATGACCATTCCATTACTGATTTTGATCGACAGCGTGCAGGACTACCTGCCCGAGATCCAGGCGCGCGGCTTTCAGCCCGTGTACGCGCCCACCGACAAAGCCCGTGAACAAGCCATCCAGGACCACGCCGAAGACATTCGCGTCGTCCTGACGCGCGGCGCTACCGGCCTGCGCGCCGACGAAATGGCCGCCATGCCGAAGCTGGAATTGGTCTGTTCGCTTGGCGTGGGCTACGAGAACATTGATCTGGCCGCGGCCGCCGCGCGCGGCATTGTGGTGACCAACGGGCCGGGCGCCAACGCCGTGTCGGTGGCCGACCACGCCATGGCGCTGCTGCTGGGCGCCGCCCGCCATCTGCCGCAGGCCGATGCCTGGGTTCGGCAAGGACATTGGAACGGCTTCATGGGGCCGCAGGTAACCGGCAAGCGCCTGGGTATTCTTGGGCTGGGCACCATCGGCCTTGAGATCGCGCGCCGGGGCGCGAACGGGTTCGGAATGCCGGTCGGCTATTACAACCGACGGCCGCGCCCGGAATCGGGCTACACCTATTTCGACAATCCGCGCGAGCTAGCCGCCGCGTCGGACTTCCTGGTCATTGCCACGCCGGGCGGCGCGGGCACGCGGCATCTGGTGGACGCCGCTGTGCTGCAAGCCTTGGGGCCGCGGGGCTATCTGGTGAACATTGCGCGCGGCAGCGTGGTCGACACGGAAGCACTGATCGCCGCGTTGGCCAGCGGTGGCATCGCCGGCGCGGGCTTGGATGTGGTGGATGGCGAGCCGCACATTCCCGATGCGCTCAAGCAGTTGAACAACGTGGTGCTGACCCCGCATAGCGCGGGGCGTTCACCCGAGGCCGTGGCCGCAACCGTGGCGCTGTTTCTGGAAAACGCCACGGCGCATTTTGGCGGCAAGCCTGTGTTGACCCCGGTGCTGGACGCGCACGCGGAAGCGGCCTGA
- a CDS encoding DUF3309 domain-containing protein, which yields MSTILLIILILLLIGAVPAWPHSKGWGYYPSGLLGIVVIVLIVMLLMGRI from the coding sequence ATGTCGACCATCCTGCTGATCATTCTGATCCTGCTGCTTATCGGCGCTGTACCGGCGTGGCCGCACAGTAAAGGCTGGGGCTACTACCCCAGCGGCCTGCTTGGCATTGTCGTGATCGTGCTAATCGTGATGCTGCTGATGGGGCGCATATAG
- a CDS encoding DNA topoisomerase IB, whose product MDTRTLLADAAPAAVDPPLVYVDDTLPGYRRVRVNGSTFHYLDADGKRITDDAEIERIHKLAIPPAYEDVWICPLPHGHLQATGRDARGRKQYRYHPSWAALRDAGKYQNLLAFGQALPRIRRRVARDMGARGLTQDKVVATLVRLLETTLIRIGAREYARSNKSYGLTTLTRRHATVAGSSFRFRFVGKSGVPHDVTVRDRRVARIIKRCLEIPGQQLFQYLDEDGDKRPVDSGAVNAYLRAAGDGDFTAKHYRTWAGSVMAYAALQDLPADTATQARQNVVDVIKQVSKRLANTPAVCRACYVHPAVLEAYLQGVLPPKGRAPDGPRGLHADERRLLAFLRDLPPLDAPAPPRASEQV is encoded by the coding sequence ATGGACACCCGCACCCTGCTTGCCGACGCGGCGCCCGCCGCCGTTGATCCCCCCTTGGTCTATGTGGACGACACCCTGCCGGGCTATCGCCGGGTGCGCGTCAACGGCAGCACCTTTCATTACCTGGATGCGGACGGCAAGCGTATTACCGATGACGCCGAGATCGAACGCATCCACAAGCTTGCGATACCGCCCGCGTACGAAGACGTCTGGATCTGCCCCCTGCCCCATGGTCATCTGCAAGCCACCGGCCGCGATGCGCGCGGACGCAAGCAATACCGGTATCACCCGTCCTGGGCGGCATTGCGCGATGCGGGTAAATACCAGAACCTGCTTGCCTTCGGGCAAGCGCTGCCACGTATCCGGCGCCGCGTGGCGCGCGACATGGGCGCGCGTGGACTCACGCAGGACAAGGTGGTGGCCACGCTGGTGCGCCTGTTGGAAACGACCTTGATCCGTATCGGCGCGCGCGAATACGCGCGGTCGAACAAATCGTATGGCCTGACCACGCTGACGCGCCGCCACGCCACGGTGGCAGGCAGCAGCTTCCGTTTCCGGTTCGTGGGCAAGAGCGGCGTGCCCCACGACGTCACGGTGCGGGACCGCCGGGTGGCGCGCATCATCAAGCGCTGCCTGGAAATCCCGGGGCAGCAATTGTTCCAATACCTGGACGAAGACGGAGACAAGCGTCCCGTGGACTCGGGCGCGGTGAACGCCTATCTGCGCGCGGCGGGCGATGGCGACTTCACCGCCAAGCACTATCGCACGTGGGCCGGGTCAGTCATGGCCTATGCCGCCTTGCAAGATCTGCCGGCCGACACCGCCACGCAGGCACGCCAAAACGTGGTCGACGTGATCAAGCAGGTGTCCAAGCGGCTGGCCAACACGCCAGCCGTATGCCGCGCCTGCTACGTGCACCCGGCGGTGCTTGAAGCCTATCTACAGGGCGTGTTGCCGCCCAAGGGGCGCGCGCCCGATGGCCCGCGCGGCCTGCATGCCGACGAAAGGCGGCTGCTGGCATTCCTGCGGGATTTGCCGCCGCTGGATGCGCCCGCGCCGCCCCGCGCTTCAGAACAAGTGTGA
- a CDS encoding four-helix bundle copper-binding protein — protein MRDPNFEQCVQACYECAVACDQCAAGCLETNATRMKRCISLATDCASVCRLCAAMLARNGEFSTALCTLCALVCDACARACAPYQDVEHCQICAGACLACTLACQDMLEA, from the coding sequence ATGCGAGACCCAAACTTCGAGCAATGTGTGCAAGCCTGCTATGAATGCGCGGTGGCTTGCGACCAGTGCGCCGCGGGGTGTTTGGAAACCAACGCCACGCGGATGAAGCGCTGCATCAGCCTGGCCACGGATTGCGCCAGTGTTTGCCGCCTGTGCGCCGCCATGCTGGCGCGCAACGGCGAATTTTCCACCGCGCTTTGTACGCTATGCGCTTTGGTTTGCGATGCTTGCGCCCGCGCTTGCGCCCCATACCAGGACGTGGAGCATTGCCAGATCTGCGCCGGCGCTTGCCTGGCGTGCACGCTGGCTTGCCAGGACATGCTCGAAGCTTGA
- a CDS encoding DUF883 family protein: MASTNTPFPSDFPESGPDNRGSRSRARHPESWIDEIEATLRDADPSDLDALKARLADQLAATRRSLRDASDNAGDLMRETIDCTEEYIHARPWQAIGLVAGAAFLFGVVVGRQ; encoded by the coding sequence ATGGCCTCTACGAACACCCCTTTTCCTTCCGACTTTCCCGAAAGCGGCCCGGACAATCGTGGGTCGCGCAGCCGCGCGCGCCATCCGGAAAGTTGGATAGATGAGATCGAAGCGACCTTGCGCGACGCCGACCCGAGCGACCTGGACGCACTGAAGGCGCGCCTGGCGGATCAGTTGGCGGCCACCCGGCGCAGCCTGCGCGACGCCTCTGACAACGCTGGCGACCTGATGCGCGAAACGATCGATTGCACGGAAGAATATATCCACGCGCGCCCGTGGCAAGCCATCGGGCTGGTGGCTGGCGCGGCGTTCTTGTTCGGCGTCGTCGTGGGACGCCAGTAA
- a CDS encoding CsbD family protein, whose translation MNKDQVKGRVEEATGKVKEVAGKATGSASTEAKGTAQKVAGKTQAAYGDAKEKAEDRAKGKA comes from the coding sequence ATGAACAAAGACCAGGTGAAGGGCAGAGTCGAGGAAGCCACCGGCAAGGTGAAGGAAGTGGCCGGCAAGGCAACAGGCAGCGCATCCACCGAGGCGAAGGGCACGGCCCAGAAGGTTGCTGGCAAGACGCAAGCCGCTTACGGCGATGCCAAGGAAAAGGCCGAGGACCGGGCCAAGGGCAAAGCCTGA
- a CDS encoding SDR family oxidoreductase: MSKPKNTDTGARPHPTPPMPGQHLEKPGNESDMVLKPQYQAPGYEGSGKLKGMAAIVTGGDSGIGRAVSVLFAREGADIAVVYLDEHEDAEETRRVVEAEGRRCVLIPGDVQDPAFCKNVVAQAVKEFGKLDILVNNAAYQQHTEKLTEISDDKWDKTLRTNITGYFYMARAALPHLKTGASIINTGSVTGLRGSAKLLDYSSTKGAIHAFTRSLAANLASDGIRVNAVAPGPVWTPLNPADQSPEAIKEFGKKTDLGRPAQPEEIAPAYVFLAAPVCASYITGIVLPITGSAGD; the protein is encoded by the coding sequence ATGAGCAAACCGAAGAACACCGACACGGGCGCCCGCCCGCATCCCACCCCGCCCATGCCCGGCCAGCATCTGGAAAAGCCCGGCAATGAATCGGACATGGTGCTCAAGCCGCAGTACCAGGCGCCGGGTTATGAAGGCAGCGGCAAACTCAAGGGCATGGCTGCCATCGTCACGGGCGGTGATTCCGGCATCGGCCGCGCGGTCAGCGTACTGTTCGCGCGTGAAGGCGCCGACATCGCCGTGGTGTACCTGGACGAGCATGAAGACGCCGAAGAAACCCGCCGCGTGGTCGAAGCCGAAGGCCGGCGCTGCGTGCTGATTCCGGGCGACGTGCAAGACCCCGCCTTTTGCAAGAACGTGGTGGCGCAAGCCGTCAAGGAATTTGGCAAGCTCGACATCCTGGTGAACAACGCCGCCTATCAGCAGCACACCGAGAAACTTACCGAGATCAGCGACGACAAGTGGGACAAGACCCTGCGCACCAACATCACCGGGTACTTCTACATGGCGCGCGCGGCGCTGCCCCACTTGAAGACCGGGGCGTCCATCATCAACACCGGTTCCGTGACCGGCCTGCGCGGCAGCGCCAAGCTGCTGGATTATTCGTCGACCAAAGGGGCTATCCATGCGTTCACGCGCTCGCTGGCCGCCAACCTTGCGTCTGACGGCATACGGGTGAACGCAGTGGCGCCCGGGCCTGTGTGGACGCCGCTGAACCCCGCGGACCAAAGCCCCGAGGCCATCAAGGAATTTGGCAAGAAGACTGACTTGGGCCGGCCCGCGCAACCCGAAGAGATCGCACCCGCCTACGTGTTCCTGGCGGCACCCGTCTGCGCCAGCTACATCACCGGCATCGTGCTGCCCATTACCGGCAGCGCGGGCGACTGA
- a CDS encoding DUF378 domain-containing protein, protein MSMSGESENISEHQEDFSARSAPRARELSLLDWTALILVVAGGLNCGLMAAVNLDVFAKVLPATAVRGIQGLIGLAALHCVVMLFRWGEEPG, encoded by the coding sequence ATGAGCATGTCGGGCGAAAGTGAAAATATTTCAGAACATCAAGAAGATTTTTCCGCGCGCTCCGCACCGCGTGCGCGCGAACTTTCCTTGCTGGATTGGACCGCGTTGATCCTGGTGGTGGCGGGCGGCTTGAATTGCGGCCTGATGGCCGCCGTCAATCTGGACGTCTTCGCCAAGGTGTTGCCCGCGACCGCTGTGCGCGGCATTCAAGGCCTGATCGGGCTGGCCGCCCTGCATTGCGTGGTCATGCTGTTCAGATGGGGAGAAGAGCCGGGCTGA